The Desulfofundulus salinus genome includes the window CAGAGTTTGCCTACAATTCCCCGCAGCTTCATTTGTTCACCTCAAATTTATAACCCACACCCCATACGGTGACAATGCATTGGGGTGCTCCCGGAACACGGGACAACTTTTCCCGGAGCCTGGTAATATGGGTATCCACCGTCCGCATTTCACCAAAGAAATCATAACCCCATACTTTTTCCAGCAACTGTTCCCGGGTGAATACACGGCCCGGGGATAGGGCCATCACATAAAGCAAATCGTACTCCTTGGGAGTAAGGTTAACTACCTGCCCGTTGACTTCTACCTTCCGGGAAGAGGGGTCGATGGTCAACCCGTCATAAACAAGAACCTCCGGATCGTTTTTCTCCCCTCCAAAACGGCGCAGGACCGCTTTCACCCGGGCCACCAGTTCCCGGGGGCTAAAGGGCTTAACCACATAATCATCGGCCCCCAGTTCCAGCCCCAGCACCCGGTCAATCTCATCCCCCCGGGCGGTGAGCATAATGATGGGCACCGGGTTATCCCGCTTGCGAATCTCCCGGCATACCGTCCAGCCATCGGTATTGGGCATCATAAGATCAAGAATCACCAGATCAAAATGCTCCCGGGCAAGATAATCCAAAGCGGCGGCTCCATCGGCGGCCTCCACCACTTTGAACCCTTCTTTTTCCAGATACATACGCACCAATTCTCTGATCTTAACCTCATCGTCGGCTACCAGAATTCTTTTCACTTAGATCCCCCGGAAACAATATAACATAAAAACATTTAGGCGTAAAATTAGGGCCCACCACTTCCGGTGCGGCCCCCGGCTTTAAATCGGCTGCCCTGTCGGTCCTCCAAACCAGGAACAAAAACGTATGGCCAGTCTGACCAGAGGATTTTTCAAGCTACCCTGCAGGCGACGGTATTGCTCCTGGCAACGCTGCAGTTCCTTTTGGGTAAAGCGCAGGGAACGTTGTGCTTCTTCTCCCTTTTCCAGCGCCTCTTTCAAGTCGTTGCTTAAAAGGCTGATTTCTTCCCGCAGCTGCCTTTCCTCCTGTAAGGCCATTTCTTGAACCCGTTCCAGTTTTTGTCTGAGTTCTACAATTTCCGTCTGCAGCTCCGCCACCCTGGTGGCATGCTGTTCTTTCAACTCAGCTAACTTGCTCTTGTTTTCCCGGTCCCGCTCTTTATATTGCTGCAGCTTGGTAAACATGGTTTCCAGGCTGGCCTGGTTCTTGGCCAGCACCTGGCGCAACTGGGCGATTTCCTGTTCGCCGTCCCGGGCCCTTTTTACCCAAAGGCGGCATTGATGCAGGATACTGTTGGCCTTGGCCTCCAGCTTGTTGATGTGCTCCCGGTAGCGTAATATTTCCTTCTTGCGCAGGGAAAGAAGCAAATCCTTTTCCGCCATCTGGGTCACCAGGTATTCATGATGGGCCACTTCCTCTGCCCGCTGGGCAAGGGCCGCTGCCGCCTCCCGGTAGGCGGCATTTACCTCTTGCAATTGCTGCTCCAGCGTGCTTATCTTTCTGCGCCAGCGCTCCCGGTCCCGGTGCCAGCGAGCCTTTTGACGATTCAAAGCGGCCAGGTAGCGTTTCGTCAGGGCCTCATAGGCCGACTGTACGCCGGGGTTGTAAGTCCATACCCCTTCCCCCACCATCTCGAAATAGGGAAACTTCCTGAGTACCCCCTCGATAGCCGTTACCGTGGTTTGGCGCCAGGCATTGACCACTTCATAAATCTGCTGCAGGCTTAAACCCTGGGGATGGGTTTTTAAAGCCTTGATCACCAGATGTTTCAGGGCATACTGGCCGGCCTCCACCTCCCATTCGGTCAGCCCCCAGTAACCGTTGTCCAGCTGAATAAAGCGCCCATCGGAAATAAGGCTGGCTTCCTCAGCCACCAGGCGCCTGTTTTTCTTGTTTTTACCCCAGGCAGCACCTTTCAGCTCCTTTAAACTCATGGGCTTCTGGCGTTTGAGCAGCAGGGCATAAAAAGCATCATTTTCCCGGTTTCCTTCCAGATCCAGGTGCCAGGCGTTGCGGTTATCCACAAAAAAACAGGGATGTTGACGCAAACAAAGCACGACCTTTTCTTCCACCTGGGAGAGGGTGTAATCACGCATCATCCGCTTGTGCACGTAGGGGGTTAATTCCGCTACGGTTAAAGAATCAAAGAAAAACAGTGTTTTCTTTAAAACGTCGGTCAGGGAATAGAGTTTTCCTTCCATGGTAAAAACCCCACCTTCCTTCCTAACTTCTGAGAAATAATGGATCTATTCCCTGACGCCTGTTGTTTCCCCTGCAAAGAAATGCCACTTTTTACCACTTTTTTCCTGCATAATTCAACAGAAAAATTTCTATTGTCATCCAGGCGACAGGCAGGTTATAATTGGATCAAGCAAACGGTTGATTTAAGGGGTTGAATGGTCAAATACAACCCTGAACGTTTTCGAGCATGATAATCCCCATCCACTGGTTTTTAGGGCTGAATGGTCAAATACAATCCTGAATGGTTGGATGGCCATTCCGGACAAAAAACATCGGAGGTGAACATCATGAGCACCGCCTGTGCGGAGATAGGAAATGTGTTCCAGGTAATTACTCCCCACGGGGTAGCTTTTCTAGAAGGGCCTGTAAGCGGCGATTACCTGGACACATTAGCCTTCGATGAAAAATTAAATAATTTTCGCCAGCCGGAAAAACAAAAAGCGGCCCTGAAGGAAATTGCCGATCTACCGGAAGGCATGGTTTACATTGTGCGCGTAGGGGCAAAGGTGGTTGGTTATGTTACTTTCTTGCCGCCGGACCGCCACAGCCGCTGGAGCAAGCACCCGCGGGTGTTGGAGCTGGGAGCTATTGAAGTCAGCCCGGACTGGTGGGAATATAAACTGGCACGGAAGCTACTGGAGCTGGCCTTTTCTAACCCGGTAATGGAGGATTATATTGTTATCACCATAGAGTTTTGCTGGCACTGGGATCTGCGGAACACGGGCCTTGACGTGTGGCAGTATCAGAAAATGCTGACTAAACTTTTCGGCTCGGTGGGAATGCAAAAGGAACTCACCGATGATCCCGATATCCTGGAACACATAGCCAACGTGCTCATGGTTCGCTACGGAAAGCGGGTACCCCAGAAAGACATCGAACTATTTAAGGAAATGCTCTTTATGCGGCAAGGGGTGTTCTTCCGGGAGCAGTGTAAATAAAGGTTAAAAAAGAGTTAAAACCTCTCCCGCTGGTGGAAGAGGTTTTTTCGTTTACTTAAGGCTGTAGTTGGGAGCTTCCTTGGTGATAACCACATCGTGGGGATGGCTTTCCCGCAAGCCGGCCGGTGTGATGCGCATG containing:
- a CDS encoding response regulator transcription factor — protein: MKRILVADDEVKIRELVRMYLEKEGFKVVEAADGAAALDYLAREHFDLVILDLMMPNTDGWTVCREIRKRDNPVPIIMLTARGDEIDRVLGLELGADDYVVKPFSPRELVARVKAVLRRFGGEKNDPEVLVYDGLTIDPSSRKVEVNGQVVNLTPKEYDLLYVMALSPGRVFTREQLLEKVWGYDFFGEMRTVDTHITRLREKLSRVPGAPQCIVTVWGVGYKFEVNK
- a CDS encoding phage-shock protein; protein product: MEGKLYSLTDVLKKTLFFFDSLTVAELTPYVHKRMMRDYTLSQVEEKVVLCLRQHPCFFVDNRNAWHLDLEGNRENDAFYALLLKRQKPMSLKELKGAAWGKNKKNRRLVAEEASLISDGRFIQLDNGYWGLTEWEVEAGQYALKHLVIKALKTHPQGLSLQQIYEVVNAWRQTTVTAIEGVLRKFPYFEMVGEGVWTYNPGVQSAYEALTKRYLAALNRQKARWHRDRERWRRKISTLEQQLQEVNAAYREAAAALAQRAEEVAHHEYLVTQMAEKDLLLSLRKKEILRYREHINKLEAKANSILHQCRLWVKRARDGEQEIAQLRQVLAKNQASLETMFTKLQQYKERDRENKSKLAELKEQHATRVAELQTEIVELRQKLERVQEMALQEERQLREEISLLSNDLKEALEKGEEAQRSLRFTQKELQRCQEQYRRLQGSLKNPLVRLAIRFCSWFGGPTGQPI
- a CDS encoding GNAT family N-acetyltransferase translates to MSTACAEIGNVFQVITPHGVAFLEGPVSGDYLDTLAFDEKLNNFRQPEKQKAALKEIADLPEGMVYIVRVGAKVVGYVTFLPPDRHSRWSKHPRVLELGAIEVSPDWWEYKLARKLLELAFSNPVMEDYIVITIEFCWHWDLRNTGLDVWQYQKMLTKLFGSVGMQKELTDDPDILEHIANVLMVRYGKRVPQKDIELFKEMLFMRQGVFFREQCK